The following proteins are co-located in the Candidatus Methanogranum gryphiswaldense genome:
- a CDS encoding endonuclease IV, which translates to MIRFGPAGIPLSCKGRTLKDGVEDVHNLSLTALEIQMVRANAYKRYPEEEEVGLTMKDITEGFVVEVYRDGEALMPDEEIADEDELVFMPSGITDFFGELYEVGHMAKRLDVGLSLHTPYYMDLGSNSELTNVCMDSIRHAGLIVDALDGEVVVTNLGLYTGKIPDEEIDANIYSNVADLMEWWQGMNLKPKLGVEITGQRSVFGSLDQVLDLCSEIDGVVPVINFPHYHSRTEGSLLEVDDFADIIKQVEPYYGKDNIHTAFAGVEHEGGYEKRLTPIKKGDLKFEPLAEALCEVQPSATIISSSPLLEHDAMYMRIINERVLSKRVAKQIKERKKAEAAATASPEA; encoded by the coding sequence GACCCGCCGGAATACCGCTGTCCTGTAAAGGACGCACACTTAAAGACGGTGTAGAGGACGTCCATAACCTCAGCCTAACTGCACTAGAGATACAGATGGTAAGGGCGAACGCCTACAAGAGGTATCCTGAAGAAGAAGAAGTGGGCCTCACGATGAAGGATATTACGGAAGGCTTTGTCGTGGAAGTCTATAGAGATGGAGAAGCCTTAATGCCAGATGAAGAAATTGCAGACGAGGATGAACTCGTCTTCATGCCGTCTGGAATCACAGATTTCTTTGGAGAGCTTTACGAAGTTGGCCATATGGCCAAAAGATTGGATGTTGGCCTGTCCCTACATACTCCTTATTACATGGACCTCGGTTCGAATTCAGAATTAACAAACGTATGCATGGATTCCATAAGACATGCAGGACTTATCGTTGACGCTCTTGACGGAGAGGTCGTTGTTACCAATCTGGGACTATATACTGGAAAGATACCTGATGAAGAGATAGATGCCAACATATACAGTAATGTTGCAGATCTTATGGAATGGTGGCAAGGCATGAACCTCAAACCAAAGCTCGGTGTGGAAATAACCGGACAAAGATCTGTATTTGGATCTCTTGATCAGGTTCTGGACCTATGTTCGGAAATAGATGGGGTCGTTCCTGTTATCAATTTCCCTCACTACCATTCACGCACAGAAGGGTCACTTCTGGAAGTGGATGATTTTGCAGATATTATCAAACAAGTTGAACCTTACTATGGTAAAGACAACATTCATACAGCATTCGCTGGTGTAGAACACGAAGGTGGCTACGAAAAAAGACTCACCCCTATCAAAAAGGGAGACCTCAAATTCGAGCCTCTCGCTGAAGCACTCTGTGAAGTACAACCGAGTGCGACCATTATCTCAAGCTCTCCTCTACTGGAACATGATGCCATGTACATGAGGATCATAAATGAGAGGGTCCTCAGCAAGAGAGTTGCAAAACAGATCAAAGAGAGGAAAAAGGCGGAGGCGGCTGCTACCGCATCTCCAGAGGCGTGA
- a CDS encoding SIS domain-containing protein translates to MSSDSIQELIDLITKKEKIFIYGSGRSGLIGQLFAVRLVQLGFNVYFVGDMTTPIIGKNDLTILISNTGHTVSVVQTADIARRIGSHVVSVTSSPSSKLAHISNSKIIINVPKDSKSPELAPLGTIFEDSVLLFFDSLVPELMKKMNVSEDEMRKRHAIWV, encoded by the coding sequence ATATCTAGTGACAGCATCCAGGAATTGATAGATCTTATAACCAAAAAAGAAAAGATTTTCATTTACGGGTCCGGAAGATCTGGTTTGATCGGGCAGCTTTTTGCCGTTCGTCTTGTGCAATTAGGATTCAATGTCTATTTCGTAGGAGACATGACGACGCCCATAATAGGAAAAAATGATCTTACTATTCTCATATCCAACACTGGACATACAGTATCGGTCGTACAGACAGCAGATATCGCTCGTCGTATCGGATCTCATGTTGTATCTGTAACATCTTCCCCTTCCAGCAAACTGGCTCATATTTCTAATTCAAAGATAATCATAAACGTGCCAAAAGATTCTAAATCCCCAGAACTGGCCCCGTTGGGAACAATATTTGAGGACAGCGTACTTCTATTTTTCGATTCACTTGTACCTGAACTAATGAAAAAAATGAATGTATCAGAAGATGAAATGCGCAAGAGACATGCGATCTGGGTATGA
- a CDS encoding Mov34/MPN/PAD-1 family protein, with product MPKILSSEENVLEFRPRKVKGATLFMPEAILEMMADHADTGYLDDKEVMGLMMGTVYRDDLGEYAVVADIITTILDSNEVGVRFNRDSFEGLFDGMDRSQGRMVVGWYHSHPGFGCYLSETDINTHMGVFGKDTGFAIVIDPSDGTIKAFICKDGQQNDAQMVLMESI from the coding sequence ATGCCTAAGATATTGTCCTCAGAAGAAAATGTACTGGAATTTCGTCCTCGTAAGGTCAAAGGTGCAACCCTTTTCATGCCAGAGGCTATCCTGGAAATGATGGCAGATCATGCCGATACAGGTTATCTTGATGATAAAGAGGTAATGGGCCTGATGATGGGTACTGTATATCGTGATGATCTGGGAGAATATGCGGTCGTTGCGGATATAATCACTACAATTCTGGATTCCAATGAGGTCGGAGTAAGGTTCAACAGGGATTCTTTCGAAGGCCTGTTTGATGGAATGGACCGTTCTCAAGGTAGGATGGTTGTTGGATGGTATCATTCTCATCCAGGATTTGGATGTTATCTGTCAGAGACGGATATCAATACGCATATGGGTGTATTCGGAAAGGATACGGGGTTTGCAATAGTTATAGATCCCTCGGATGGGACCATAAAGGCATTCATATGTAAAGACGGTCAGCAAAATGATGCACAGATGGTGCTCATGGAATCCATATGA
- a CDS encoding ubiquitin-conjugating enzyme E2 — MGLVRPVLIRRINNEINDLNDYLNLRIPFVKDDVQFPIEIRIGLSNISVRISEDEMRSDHSFMMSISQEYPYERPRARWLTPIFHPNIMIPEDGGHVCVKTLDNWSFGSTLLSFVKGVEQLLSDPNPMNPYGTESCILAAKWYQTNRPKFNASVNFGDNDA, encoded by the coding sequence ATGGGGCTTGTAAGGCCGGTCCTAATAAGGAGGATAAACAACGAGATCAACGACCTCAATGATTATCTGAATCTGAGGATACCATTTGTTAAAGACGATGTTCAGTTTCCGATCGAGATACGTATCGGCCTGTCAAACATTTCTGTTAGGATATCAGAGGATGAGATGAGAAGCGATCATTCTTTCATGATGTCCATATCTCAGGAATATCCATATGAGCGGCCTAGAGCACGTTGGCTTACACCGATCTTCCATCCGAATATAATGATCCCGGAAGACGGAGGACACGTATGTGTCAAGACATTGGACAACTGGTCCTTCGGATCCACGCTTTTATCATTTGTGAAAGGGGTTGAACAGTTACTTTCGGACCCTAATCCAATGAACCCATATGGAACAGAGTCATGTATTCTTGCAGCGAAATGGTATCAAACGAATCGTCCTAAATTCAATGCAAGTGTTAATTTTGGTGATAATGATGCCTAA
- a CDS encoding ThiF family adenylyltransferase yields MRVREYDSDRYDRMRRISWLDVDRLHDAKCLVVGAGALGNEVVKCMALAGFCNITVVDMDQIVVSNLSRCLFFRDTDDQGTLKSNILVKRAAELNPDVNLTSVVSKVQDLESWDYDIIFGCLDNISARLHVNSHAKYHKVPYIDGATDGFRGKVQVILSDTACMECMMNCSHMQILDQRFSCTGNGMLFQPKTASEITTTSIIAAAQVREAMKILSGRKDMCIHNVMYYNGETGSMDTYELSIDPCCPNHDNGGSK; encoded by the coding sequence ATGAGGGTAAGGGAATATGACAGTGATCGTTATGATAGGATGAGACGTATAAGCTGGCTAGATGTGGATAGGTTGCATGATGCCAAATGTTTGGTCGTAGGAGCCGGGGCATTAGGCAATGAGGTAGTAAAATGCATGGCCTTGGCAGGATTTTGTAATATTACAGTTGTTGATATGGATCAGATCGTAGTTTCTAACTTGAGTCGTTGCCTATTTTTTAGAGACACCGATGATCAAGGCACCCTCAAATCCAACATTCTTGTAAAAAGAGCAGCCGAGTTAAATCCAGATGTAAATTTGACGTCAGTGGTATCCAAGGTCCAAGATCTTGAATCGTGGGATTATGATATAATCTTTGGATGTTTAGATAATATTTCTGCAAGGCTTCATGTAAATTCCCATGCAAAATATCACAAAGTGCCATATATAGACGGAGCGACGGATGGATTCAGGGGTAAGGTACAGGTGATACTATCAGATACCGCGTGCATGGAGTGTATGATGAACTGCAGCCATATGCAGATCTTGGATCAACGTTTCTCATGCACGGGGAATGGCATGTTATTCCAACCTAAAACAGCATCAGAGATAACGACCACATCGATAATTGCGGCTGCACAGGTGCGTGAAGCGATGAAGATATTATCTGGCAGAAAGGATATGTGCATCCATAACGTCATGTATTATAATGGAGAGACCGGGAGCATGGATACATATGAGTTATCTATCGATCCCTGTTGTCCAAATCATGATAATGGGGGATCTAAATGA
- a CDS encoding DUF2116 family Zn-ribbon domain-containing protein, whose product MVSLPEHDHCKNCGDPVPFDMEYCCMECYNEYQKRQKKEKKKEMMFWGIACLSVVVIIIVALLLK is encoded by the coding sequence ATGGTCTCACTTCCTGAACACGATCACTGCAAGAATTGCGGCGACCCTGTACCATTTGACATGGAATACTGCTGCATGGAATGCTACAATGAATATCAGAAGAGACAAAAAAAGGAAAAAAAGAAAGAAATGATGTTCTGGGGCATAGCCTGTCTCAGTGTAGTGGTGATAATCATTGTAGCATTACTGTTGAAGTAA
- the folP gene encoding dihydropteroate synthase: MTDWKSLARSRHRPLMMGIVNITPDSFSDGGRYLNSADALTHALEMIDQGADIIDIGGESTRPGSYPVCADEELDRILPMIGELSGLTDVPISVDTMKAEVAEACIDAGASMINDVFGLRGEGMLEVAASSGVPVVIMYMHGNPKTLAEDVFKGDIISEVQRFLTFRIEAALEAGVRKENIIIDPGIGFGVTHEQSLQLLQNCSHLVRGYPVLVGASRKRFLEKAFPGISRDDASLEAAKLAAKAGADIIRVHDVSSTLDALLQQ; this comes from the coding sequence ATGACAGATTGGAAATCTTTGGCTCGTTCGAGGCACAGACCACTGATGATGGGAATAGTGAATATCACCCCCGACTCTTTTTCGGACGGGGGCAGATATTTGAATTCAGCTGATGCTTTGACGCATGCCCTGGAAATGATCGATCAAGGTGCCGATATAATTGACATCGGTGGAGAGTCGACACGTCCCGGTTCGTATCCAGTATGTGCGGATGAGGAATTGGATAGGATACTTCCAATGATCGGAGAACTTTCCGGGCTGACTGATGTCCCAATATCTGTAGATACCATGAAAGCAGAGGTGGCAGAGGCGTGTATCGATGCTGGTGCTTCCATGATAAATGATGTCTTTGGATTGAGGGGAGAGGGGATGTTGGAAGTTGCCGCATCTTCAGGGGTTCCAGTGGTCATAATGTACATGCACGGAAACCCAAAGACCCTGGCGGAAGATGTTTTCAAAGGGGACATAATATCGGAAGTTCAGCGTTTCCTCACATTCAGGATCGAAGCGGCTTTGGAGGCTGGTGTTCGTAAAGAGAACATAATCATAGATCCCGGCATAGGTTTTGGCGTTACACATGAACAAAGTCTACAACTGTTGCAGAATTGTTCCCATCTTGTGAGAGGATATCCTGTTCTTGTCGGAGCATCGAGAAAAAGATTCTTGGAAAAGGCATTCCCTGGAATCAGTCGTGATGATGCAAGTTTGGAAGCTGCCAAGCTGGCGGCCAAGGCAGGTGCCGATATAATACGTGTTCACGATGTCTCGTCAACACTGGACGCATTACTTCAACAGTAA
- a CDS encoding (Fe-S)-binding protein, whose product MKDFKADKIKEVSNALNTCTMCGFCKSVCPSFKAIGWDSALSRGRIVLTYGLLHGDIQADDSVVENMYTCTTCADCVRRCPSKVNIVDIIETCRADLVKNGHMLPKHKAMVDSILSNGNPFNEKKSVAETLGRKPHKAKYAYFAGCTATYRSKKTSAASISILDKLGVDYTTLDEVCCGSVLQRVGVDQAEVTKLMQKNVEAIKAQGVETLILSCAGCYRMFKHEYPKYVDVPFEVLHMTEFLAKQDLKLKPLKGRITYHDPCHLGRHCDVYDAPREVIKKFPGVDFKEMAYNRSTSHCCGGGGGVRAAYPETAMAIAGSRLDEASFADIIVTTCPFCVTNLASAKGDRKVEVVDLVELVDSHL is encoded by the coding sequence TAAGATCAAAGAGGTTTCCAACGCACTCAACACATGTACGATGTGTGGATTCTGCAAGAGCGTGTGCCCGTCATTCAAAGCGATCGGATGGGATTCAGCACTATCGAGAGGACGTATCGTGCTCACATATGGTCTTCTGCACGGAGACATACAAGCCGATGATTCCGTTGTTGAGAACATGTACACATGTACAACATGTGCGGATTGTGTCAGAAGATGTCCTTCCAAGGTAAACATCGTGGATATTATTGAGACATGCCGTGCAGACCTTGTCAAGAACGGCCACATGCTTCCGAAGCACAAGGCGATGGTGGACAGTATTCTTTCTAATGGTAACCCATTCAATGAGAAGAAATCCGTCGCAGAGACGCTGGGCCGCAAGCCACACAAAGCTAAGTATGCTTACTTTGCCGGGTGTACGGCCACATACAGATCGAAGAAGACATCGGCCGCATCCATTTCGATACTTGATAAGTTAGGAGTGGACTATACAACATTGGATGAGGTATGTTGCGGGTCTGTTCTTCAAAGGGTAGGTGTCGATCAGGCAGAGGTAACTAAACTCATGCAGAAGAACGTCGAGGCCATAAAGGCACAAGGCGTAGAGACACTGATACTGTCCTGTGCCGGGTGTTACAGGATGTTCAAGCATGAATATCCAAAATATGTTGATGTGCCGTTCGAGGTCCTTCACATGACCGAGTTCCTTGCCAAACAGGACCTGAAGTTAAAACCATTGAAGGGAAGGATAACATATCACGATCCGTGTCATCTCGGAAGGCATTGCGATGTCTACGACGCACCGAGAGAGGTAATAAAGAAATTCCCCGGGGTGGATTTCAAGGAGATGGCCTACAACCGTTCTACAAGTCACTGTTGCGGGGGAGGTGGCGGAGTAAGGGCCGCTTATCCAGAGACAGCGATGGCCATTGCAGGTTCTAGGCTCGATGAGGCATCCTTTGCGGATATCATCGTTACCACCTGTCCTTTCTGTGTGACGAACTTGGCATCTGCCAAAGGTGACAGGAAGGTAGAGGTTGTAGACCTTGTGGAATTGGTAGACAGCCACCTGTGA